The Variovorax paradoxus genome window below encodes:
- a CDS encoding amino acid ABC transporter ATP-binding protein has product MIEVAGLHKAYGSVPVLNGCDLTIRRGEVAVICGPSGSGKSTLIKCFNGLEPFQRGSVRVDGVEVGAATSNLSELRRRVGMVFQHFELYPHLTVRENLCLAPMKVLGRSRDAAQRRASELLSRVGLPGKVDAYPAQLSGGQQQRIAIARALAMDPIVMLFDEPTSALDPEMIGEVLAVMLELAQDGMTMAVVTHEMGFARRAADRVIFMDAGKVVENTSTDAFFASPTTERAQEFLSRLVSH; this is encoded by the coding sequence ATGATCGAAGTAGCCGGGCTCCACAAGGCCTATGGGTCGGTCCCCGTGCTCAACGGTTGCGACCTGACGATCCGCCGCGGCGAGGTCGCGGTGATCTGCGGCCCCTCCGGCTCAGGCAAAAGCACGCTGATCAAGTGTTTCAACGGGCTCGAGCCGTTCCAGCGGGGCAGCGTGCGTGTCGACGGCGTTGAGGTGGGCGCGGCGACGTCCAATTTGAGCGAGCTGCGCAGGCGTGTGGGCATGGTGTTCCAGCACTTCGAGCTCTACCCGCACTTGACGGTGCGAGAGAACCTCTGCCTCGCACCCATGAAGGTGCTCGGCCGATCGCGCGATGCGGCGCAGCGCAGGGCCAGCGAACTGCTGAGCCGTGTAGGCCTGCCGGGGAAGGTCGACGCGTATCCCGCTCAGCTGTCCGGCGGCCAGCAGCAGCGCATCGCGATTGCTCGTGCGCTGGCAATGGACCCCATCGTCATGCTCTTCGACGAGCCGACCTCGGCCCTGGATCCAGAAATGATCGGCGAGGTACTCGCCGTAATGTTGGAACTCGCCCAGGACGGTATGACGATGGCCGTGGTCACCCACGAGATGGGTTTTGCCCGCCGCGCCGCGGACCGCGTGATCTTCATGGACGCCGGCAAGGTGGTGGAGAACACCTCGACGGACGCGTTCTTCGCATCTCCCACAACCGAGCGAGCGCAGGAGTTCCTGTCGCGCCTAGTCTCCCATTGA
- a CDS encoding amino acid ABC transporter permease, whose translation MNATFDASVILKAWPFLLEGLGLSLMLTLVAMAGGLVLGLFLALARRSRHRLLAGAAAAYVNGFRAVPLILVIFWFYFLVPLIVGRPVGALTSALIAFTLFEAAYYSEIIRAGLQSVRMGQWQAAAASGLRPAQALRYVVLPQALRNMTPVLITQAIVLFQDTSLVYVISLRDFMTSTSIVANRDNRLVEMYLFAALVYFVLCASLSLAAHLAAKRRSAA comes from the coding sequence ATGAACGCGACATTCGATGCCTCGGTCATCCTAAAGGCCTGGCCTTTCCTGCTCGAAGGCCTAGGGCTGAGCCTGATGCTGACCCTGGTCGCGATGGCGGGCGGCCTGGTGCTCGGCCTGTTCCTGGCACTGGCGCGGCGCTCTCGTCACCGCCTGCTCGCCGGTGCGGCGGCGGCGTACGTAAACGGCTTCAGGGCCGTGCCTCTGATTCTGGTGATCTTCTGGTTCTACTTCTTGGTACCGCTGATCGTCGGCAGGCCCGTGGGCGCGCTCACGTCGGCCTTGATCGCCTTCACGCTGTTCGAGGCGGCCTACTACTCCGAGATCATTCGCGCGGGCCTGCAGAGCGTGCGCATGGGCCAGTGGCAGGCGGCGGCAGCCTCGGGCCTGCGACCGGCGCAGGCGCTGCGCTACGTGGTGCTGCCTCAGGCACTGCGCAACATGACGCCCGTGCTGATCACGCAAGCCATCGTCCTGTTCCAGGACACCTCGCTCGTCTATGTGATCTCCCTGCGGGACTTCATGACGTCCACCAGCATCGTGGCGAACCGGGACAACCGCCTGGTCGAGATGTACCTGTTCGCAGCGCTCGTCTATTTCGTGCTCTGCGCATCCCTTTCACTGGCGGCCCACCTGGCTGCCAAGCGCAGGAGCGCTGCATGA
- a CDS encoding amino acid ABC transporter permease: MNYAWNWRVLFEDPYAGWLLSGLQATVLISLAAWAIAVTLGLALGVLGSLPVRAKWLVTAYVSVFRNVPLLLQLFIWFFVVPELLPSEAGRWLKRDLPMPELWTAIAALGLFTASRVAVQVRSGIAALPHGQRFAAFASGMTLTQSYRFVLLPQAMRLVLPPLTSEFLTVFKNSALALTIGVFEMTAQSRQIESYTFNGFEAFTAATLVYLTIALCVTAGMRSLEKKLTIPGTQGART, encoded by the coding sequence ATGAACTACGCATGGAATTGGAGGGTCCTCTTCGAGGACCCCTACGCCGGATGGCTGCTGTCCGGGTTGCAGGCGACGGTGCTGATCTCGCTCGCCGCCTGGGCTATCGCCGTGACGCTCGGTCTCGCCTTGGGCGTGCTGGGCTCACTGCCAGTTCGCGCGAAATGGCTGGTGACCGCCTACGTCTCGGTGTTCCGGAATGTGCCGCTGCTGTTGCAACTCTTCATCTGGTTCTTCGTGGTACCAGAGCTGTTGCCGAGCGAGGCCGGACGGTGGCTGAAGCGGGATCTGCCGATGCCGGAACTCTGGACGGCCATCGCTGCGCTGGGGTTGTTCACCGCGTCGCGGGTCGCGGTCCAGGTCCGTTCTGGCATTGCCGCGCTACCACACGGTCAGCGGTTCGCCGCCTTCGCTAGCGGGATGACCTTGACGCAAAGCTATCGCTTCGTCCTGCTGCCGCAGGCGATGCGGCTCGTCCTGCCACCGCTGACCTCCGAATTCCTTACCGTCTTCAAGAACTCGGCACTGGCGCTGACCATCGGCGTCTTTGAGATGACCGCGCAGAGCCGCCAGATCGAGAGCTACACCTTCAATGGCTTCGAGGCCTTCACCGCCGCCACCCTGGTGTACCTGACGATCGCGCTCTGCGTGACCGCAGGTATGCGGAGTCTGGAAAAGAAACTGACGATCCCCGGCACCCAGGGGGCGCGCACATGA
- a CDS encoding amino acid ABC transporter substrate-binding protein — protein sequence MNTAIHFVSRVLFGVVGAALLVSSGAALAQSTDPILERIKAKGTITLGYRESSIPFSYLNDDRKPVGYAMDLCLKVVDAVKQRLQLPALKVDYIAVNPQNRIALVANGTVDLECGSTVNTLSRQVQVDFSAPHFISTTRLLVRKGADIKEVEDLNGKAVALPINTTPERLIKALIDAKKLKVRIVPVKDNSEGFLALSTGRVDAFSTDDILLSGLRKSAPVPLDYEVVGRPLSFDPYGLMLQKNSTVFLSLVNATIARSVRSGELNAFYDKWFTQLDVPMSKDLAAALKLAALPE from the coding sequence ATGAACACCGCCATCCATTTCGTGTCTCGCGTCCTGTTCGGCGTCGTTGGTGCCGCGCTGTTGGTAAGCAGCGGTGCGGCGCTCGCACAAAGCACCGACCCCATCCTGGAGCGCATCAAGGCCAAGGGCACGATCACGCTGGGCTACCGCGAGTCGTCGATTCCATTCTCCTACCTCAACGACGACAGGAAGCCTGTCGGCTACGCGATGGACCTCTGCTTAAAGGTAGTAGACGCCGTCAAGCAGCGGCTCCAGCTACCTGCGCTCAAGGTCGACTACATCGCAGTGAATCCGCAGAACCGCATCGCGCTCGTGGCCAACGGCACCGTCGATCTCGAATGCGGCTCGACGGTCAACACGCTGAGCCGCCAAGTCCAAGTCGACTTCAGCGCACCGCACTTCATCTCCACCACCCGGCTGTTGGTCCGCAAGGGCGCGGACATCAAGGAGGTCGAAGACCTGAATGGAAAAGCGGTGGCGCTCCCCATCAACACCACGCCGGAGCGCCTGATCAAGGCATTGATCGACGCCAAGAAACTGAAGGTTCGCATCGTCCCGGTGAAGGACAACTCGGAGGGCTTCCTCGCCCTCTCGACAGGGCGGGTCGACGCCTTTTCAACCGACGACATCCTGCTGTCCGGGCTGCGCAAGAGCGCACCGGTGCCGCTTGACTACGAGGTGGTCGGCCGGCCGCTCTCATTCGATCCGTATGGCCTGATGCTGCAGAAGAACAGCACCGTGTTCCTCAGCCTGGTCAATGCCACCATCGCGCGCAGCGTCCGCTCCGGCGAACTCAACGCGTTCTACGACAAGTGGTTCACACAGCTGGACGTTCCGATGTCAAAGGATCTCGCAGCAGCGCTGAAACTGGCCGCACTTCCCGAATGA